Proteins encoded together in one Cryptosporangium aurantiacum window:
- the cobO gene encoding cob(I)yrinic acid a,c-diamide adenosyltransferase, which produces MPQGKPTTIPNDGLTTRQRRRRPILAVHTGPGKGKSTAAFGLALRGWNAGWPIGVFQFVKSAKWRVGEEDALTALGEYHAQTGKGAPVTWHKMGEGWSWIQRAGTEADHARDAAEGWEQIKRDFAAESYGLYVLDEFTYPMKWGWVDVDDVVETLGNRPGSQHVVITGRDAHPSLLEAADLVTEMTKVKHPMDAGQKGQKGIEW; this is translated from the coding sequence ATGCCCCAGGGCAAACCCACGACGATCCCGAACGACGGCCTCACCACCCGGCAGCGCCGCCGCCGTCCGATCCTCGCCGTCCACACCGGTCCCGGAAAGGGCAAGTCCACGGCCGCGTTCGGGCTCGCGCTGCGTGGCTGGAACGCCGGCTGGCCGATCGGCGTCTTCCAGTTCGTGAAGAGCGCGAAGTGGCGGGTGGGCGAGGAGGACGCGCTCACCGCGCTCGGCGAGTACCACGCGCAGACCGGCAAGGGCGCGCCGGTGACCTGGCACAAGATGGGCGAAGGCTGGTCCTGGATCCAGCGCGCGGGCACCGAAGCGGACCACGCGCGGGACGCCGCCGAGGGCTGGGAACAGATCAAGCGGGACTTCGCCGCCGAAAGCTATGGGCTGTATGTCCTGGATGAGTTCACCTATCCGATGAAGTGGGGTTGGGTCGACGTCGATGATGTGGTGGAGACGCTGGGGAACCGCCCTGGCAGCCAACACGTCGTGATCACCGGCCGTGACGCCCATCCGTCCCTCCTCGAGGCTGCTGACCTGGTCACCGAGATGACCAAGGTCAAGCACCCGATGGACGCCGGGCAGAAAGGCCAGAAGGGAATCGAGTGGTGA
- the cobA gene encoding uroporphyrinogen-III C-methyltransferase, producing the protein MTYPVGLRLTGRRVLVVGGGTVAQRRVSGLLDAGAQIVLVAPEATPALDALAAAGRLRWERRPYTEGDVEGAWYVVAATDVPEVNAAVAEAAERAHTFCARADDGSDASAWTPAVGRHGQLTVAVHADRDPRRAALLRDAVVDRLSDGSLDAAPQRGRGPVPGVALVGAGPGDPELITVRGRRLLSHADVVVADRLAPQLLLDELPSHVEVVDASKVPYGRAMAQEAINETLVSRAKAGQFVVRLKGGDSFVFGRGSEELEACLAAGVPVEVVPGVTSAVSVPSAAWIPVTHRGIAHEFVVVSGHVAPDDPRSLVDWSALARLRGTLVILMGVERLPAITAALIAHGRPADTPAAVIQEGTTGAQRQVIATLGTVAANALAAGLSHPAICVVGEVVTIAERLTALASTLPTGTRV; encoded by the coding sequence GTGACGTATCCGGTCGGGTTGCGGCTGACGGGACGACGCGTCCTGGTCGTCGGCGGCGGCACGGTGGCGCAGCGCCGGGTGTCCGGCCTGCTCGACGCCGGCGCGCAGATCGTGCTGGTCGCGCCGGAGGCGACACCGGCGCTGGACGCGCTCGCCGCGGCCGGCCGGCTGCGCTGGGAACGGCGCCCGTACACCGAGGGTGACGTCGAGGGCGCCTGGTACGTGGTGGCCGCCACCGACGTCCCCGAGGTGAACGCCGCGGTCGCGGAGGCCGCCGAGCGCGCGCACACGTTCTGCGCCCGCGCCGACGACGGGTCGGACGCGTCCGCGTGGACACCGGCGGTCGGACGGCACGGGCAGCTGACCGTGGCCGTGCACGCCGACCGGGACCCGCGCCGGGCCGCGCTGCTGCGGGACGCGGTGGTCGACCGGCTCTCCGATGGTTCGCTCGACGCCGCCCCGCAGCGTGGTCGCGGTCCGGTACCCGGTGTCGCGTTGGTCGGAGCCGGGCCGGGTGATCCGGAGCTGATCACGGTCCGGGGCAGGCGGCTGCTCTCGCACGCCGACGTCGTGGTCGCCGACCGGCTCGCCCCGCAGCTCCTGCTGGACGAGTTGCCCTCGCACGTCGAGGTCGTGGATGCGTCGAAGGTGCCGTACGGGCGCGCGATGGCGCAGGAGGCGATCAACGAGACGCTGGTGTCCCGGGCGAAGGCCGGGCAGTTCGTGGTCCGGCTCAAGGGCGGCGACTCGTTCGTGTTCGGCCGCGGCAGCGAGGAACTGGAGGCCTGCCTGGCCGCCGGGGTGCCGGTCGAGGTGGTTCCCGGCGTGACGTCCGCGGTCTCGGTGCCGTCGGCGGCGTGGATCCCGGTCACCCACCGGGGTATCGCCCACGAGTTCGTCGTGGTGTCCGGGCACGTCGCTCCGGACGACCCGCGGTCGCTGGTCGACTGGTCGGCGTTGGCGCGGTTGCGCGGAACGCTGGTGATCCTGATGGGCGTCGAGCGGCTGCCGGCGATCACCGCCGCGCTGATCGCCCACGGACGCCCGGCGGACACCCCGGCGGCGGTCATCCAGGAGGGCACCACCGGCGCGCAGCGTCAGGTGATCGCGACGCTCGGGACGGTGGCCGCGAACGCGCTCGCCGCCGGGTTGTCGCATCCGGCGATCTGTGTGGTCGGTGAGGTCGTCACGATCGCCGAGCGGTTGACCGCGCTGGCGTCCACGCTGCCTACGGGTACCCGCGTCTGA
- the cobT gene encoding nicotinate-nucleotide--dimethylbenzimidazole phosphoribosyltransferase yields MSLLNETLAAISPADAEAAAQARDRQARMTKPAGSLGVLEDLSVRLAGLAGVCPPPLPEPAAVAVFAGDHGVHAQGVTPWPQEVTGQMVANFLAGGAVVNAFATQVGASVTVVDVGVGTLPPAGDGLLDRNIRRGTRDMTVEPAMTRDEAVAAIEVGIAVARDLVAAGNRALLTGDMGIANTTASAALVAAFTGADAGAVTGAGTGVDAETLRHKTDIVRRALARHGLVGDAPAAGSATGTAPGAADPIETLAAVGGLEHAAIAGFVLGAAAERVPVILDGVIAGSSALVAAALAPACLDAAVAGHRSTEPGHGVALAHLGLTPLVDLSLRLGEGTGAVLALPLVQASVRALRDVATFDSAGVTEKQ; encoded by the coding sequence ATGAGCCTGTTGAACGAGACCCTCGCGGCGATCAGCCCGGCCGACGCCGAGGCCGCTGCGCAGGCGCGGGACCGGCAGGCCCGGATGACGAAGCCGGCCGGGTCCCTCGGCGTGCTCGAAGACCTCTCGGTGCGGCTGGCCGGCCTGGCCGGGGTGTGCCCGCCGCCGCTGCCCGAGCCGGCCGCGGTCGCGGTGTTCGCCGGTGACCACGGTGTCCACGCCCAGGGCGTCACGCCGTGGCCGCAGGAGGTCACCGGCCAGATGGTCGCGAACTTCCTGGCCGGCGGCGCGGTCGTGAACGCGTTCGCCACCCAGGTCGGGGCATCGGTCACGGTCGTCGACGTCGGCGTCGGCACGCTGCCCCCCGCCGGAGACGGGCTGCTCGACCGCAACATCCGCCGCGGCACCCGCGACATGACCGTCGAACCGGCGATGACCCGGGACGAGGCGGTGGCCGCGATCGAGGTCGGCATCGCGGTGGCCCGTGACCTGGTCGCCGCGGGTAACCGCGCGCTGCTGACCGGGGACATGGGGATCGCCAACACGACCGCCTCGGCCGCGCTGGTCGCCGCGTTCACCGGCGCCGACGCGGGCGCCGTCACCGGTGCGGGCACCGGCGTCGACGCCGAGACGCTGCGCCACAAGACCGACATCGTGCGGCGTGCACTGGCGCGCCACGGGCTCGTCGGCGACGCTCCGGCGGCGGGATCGGCCACCGGAACCGCGCCCGGCGCGGCCGATCCGATCGAGACGCTGGCCGCGGTCGGCGGGCTGGAGCACGCGGCGATCGCCGGGTTCGTGCTCGGCGCCGCCGCCGAGCGGGTGCCGGTCATCCTCGACGGGGTGATCGCCGGTTCGTCCGCGCTGGTCGCCGCCGCGCTCGCCCCGGCCTGCCTGGACGCGGCCGTGGCCGGTCACCGGTCCACCGAGCCGGGGCACGGCGTCGCGCTCGCGCACCTGGGGCTGACCCCGCTCGTCGACCTCTCGCTGCGGCTGGGCGAGGGCACCGGTGCGGTGCTCGCGCTCCCGCTGGTGCAGGCCTCGGTCCGCGCGCTGCGGGACGTGGCGACGTTCGACTCTGCCGGTGTGACGGAGAAGCAGTGA
- a CDS encoding alpha,alpha-trehalose-phosphate synthase (UDP-forming), whose protein sequence is MSDRRSIVVVANRLPVDREVRPDGSVHWRPSPGGLVTALEPVMRSRHGVWVGWSGDAGDAPEPFETGGIQIHPVPLSAREVDSYYEGFSNATLWPLYHDVIAEPEYHRSWWDDYVTVNRRFADAAAEAAPDDSVVWVQDYQLQLVPQMLRERRPDLRIGFFLHIPFPPQELFMQLPWRTQVVRGLLGADLIGFQLPGGAANFLRLARRLVDLKPRGSEVEFEGRTVRARSFPISIDFASIDAIAREERIAKRAAEIRDELGNPRAILLGVDRLDYTKGIGIRLKTFQELLQDGSVTVPEVVLVQIATPSRERVEHYKVLRDEIELQVGRINGDYGNVGQPAVHYLHQSFSREELTAFYRAADVMLVTPLRDGMNLVAKEYVAARVDHGGTLILSEFTGAAAELKQAYLVNPHDIDGVKERVRQAIHADPADARRRMRRMRRQIAEHDVSRWAADFLTAMGIET, encoded by the coding sequence GTGTCGGACCGCAGATCGATCGTCGTCGTCGCCAACCGATTGCCCGTCGATCGCGAAGTCAGACCCGACGGTTCCGTCCACTGGCGTCCCAGCCCCGGCGGTCTCGTCACGGCGCTGGAGCCGGTGATGCGCAGCCGCCACGGCGTCTGGGTCGGCTGGTCGGGCGACGCCGGTGACGCGCCCGAGCCGTTCGAGACCGGGGGCATCCAGATCCACCCGGTGCCGCTCTCGGCGCGCGAGGTCGACTCGTACTACGAAGGTTTCTCGAACGCCACGCTCTGGCCGCTCTACCACGACGTCATCGCCGAGCCGGAGTACCACCGCAGCTGGTGGGACGATTACGTGACCGTGAACCGGCGGTTCGCGGACGCGGCCGCCGAGGCCGCACCGGACGACTCGGTCGTCTGGGTCCAGGACTACCAGCTCCAACTGGTGCCGCAGATGCTGCGCGAGCGGCGTCCGGACCTGCGGATCGGGTTCTTCCTGCACATCCCGTTCCCGCCGCAGGAGCTGTTCATGCAGCTGCCGTGGCGCACGCAGGTGGTCCGAGGGCTGCTGGGCGCTGACCTGATCGGGTTCCAGTTGCCCGGCGGCGCCGCGAACTTCCTGCGGCTGGCCCGCCGGCTGGTCGACCTGAAGCCGCGCGGCAGCGAGGTCGAGTTCGAGGGCCGGACGGTCCGGGCGCGGTCGTTCCCGATCTCGATCGACTTCGCGAGCATCGACGCGATCGCCCGCGAGGAGCGGATCGCCAAGCGTGCCGCGGAGATCCGCGACGAGCTGGGCAACCCGAGAGCGATCCTGCTCGGCGTCGACCGCCTCGACTACACCAAGGGCATCGGCATCCGGCTCAAGACGTTCCAGGAACTGCTGCAGGACGGCTCGGTCACCGTGCCGGAGGTCGTGCTGGTGCAGATCGCGACGCCCAGCCGGGAGCGGGTCGAGCACTACAAGGTGCTCCGCGACGAGATCGAGCTCCAGGTCGGACGGATCAACGGCGACTACGGCAACGTCGGACAGCCCGCGGTGCACTACCTGCACCAGTCGTTCAGCCGCGAGGAGCTGACCGCGTTCTACCGCGCGGCCGACGTCATGCTGGTCACGCCGCTGCGTGACGGGATGAACCTGGTCGCCAAGGAGTACGTCGCTGCCCGGGTCGACCACGGCGGAACGCTGATCCTGAGCGAGTTCACCGGCGCCGCCGCCGAGCTCAAGCAGGCCTACCTGGTCAACCCGCACGACATCGACGGGGTCAAGGAGCGCGTGCGGCAGGCGATCCACGCCGATCCGGCCGACGCCAGGCGCCGGATGCGGCGGATGCGCAGGCAGATCGCGGAGCACGACGTCTCCCGCTGGGCCGCCGACTTCCTGACCGCGATGGGGATCGAGACGTGA
- the cobI gene encoding precorrin-2 C(20)-methyltransferase yields the protein MKLIGVGVGPGDPELVTVKAVRMMRAADRVYVPVLSADETGYAEITVRTHVDHDRVERLVFAPPASPDDPDTASEAVARYLHALGPGGSVVFATIGDPNVYSPFTTLAQSVRAMLPDVTVETVPGVTAAQDLASRSRVPLVDGGESLTLLPLGAGVHGLSDVLDRPGSVVVYKSGRHLIGVKEAVRRAGRLHGALYGARLGLPGEVLRPLASADGNTAPYLSSVLVPARRSVVRSGDR from the coding sequence ATGAAGCTGATCGGCGTCGGCGTGGGACCGGGCGACCCGGAGCTGGTCACGGTGAAGGCGGTGCGGATGATGCGCGCCGCCGACCGTGTCTACGTACCGGTGCTGTCCGCGGACGAGACCGGCTACGCCGAGATCACCGTCCGCACGCACGTCGACCACGACCGGGTCGAGCGGCTGGTCTTCGCGCCACCCGCCTCTCCGGACGATCCGGACACGGCGAGCGAGGCGGTCGCCCGGTATCTGCACGCGCTCGGCCCCGGCGGTTCGGTGGTGTTCGCGACGATCGGCGACCCCAACGTCTACTCGCCGTTCACCACGCTGGCCCAGTCGGTCCGGGCGATGCTGCCGGACGTCACGGTCGAGACCGTGCCGGGCGTCACCGCCGCGCAGGACCTGGCGAGCCGGTCCCGGGTGCCGCTGGTCGACGGCGGTGAGTCGCTGACGCTGCTGCCACTCGGCGCGGGCGTCCACGGCCTCTCCGACGTGCTCGACCGTCCGGGCAGCGTCGTGGTCTACAAGAGCGGGCGGCACCTGATCGGGGTGAAGGAGGCGGTCCGGCGCGCGGGCCGGTTGCACGGGGCGCTCTACGGCGCCCGGCTCGGGCTGCCCGGCGAGGTTCTCCGCCCGCTGGCGTCCGCGGACGGCAACACCGCGCCGTACCTGTCGTCGGTCCTGGTTCCGGCCCGCCGGAGCGTCGTGCGGAGCGGAGATCGATGA
- a CDS encoding carbohydrate ABC transporter permease, with the protein MDFVDWGPKLFNALLAVAVFGGVVGLLLLVVDRAPKRGHDRYQLAVFLLPAIFMLTVGLLIPAVRTTILSFTNAAGDFVGIDNYKWMFTEDEARVTIRNTIIWTVLTPILATGIGLIYAILIDRARTESISKTLMFMPMAISFVGAGIIWKFMYAYRGGDNDQIGLVNQIIVWFGGEPKNLLLDPPLNTFLLLFVMVWIQAGFAMVVLSAAIKGIPADIVEAAKIDGANPWSMFWNVTLPSIRGAVIVVLSTITIAVLKVFDIVRTMTAGNFDTSVIANEMYTQAFRFREPGRGAALAVLLFVLVIPLVAYQVRVLRQREETR; encoded by the coding sequence GTGGATTTCGTCGACTGGGGCCCGAAACTGTTCAACGCCCTACTGGCCGTCGCCGTCTTCGGCGGGGTAGTGGGGCTTCTGCTACTCGTCGTCGACCGAGCGCCGAAACGCGGGCACGACCGGTACCAGCTGGCAGTGTTCCTGCTGCCGGCCATTTTCATGTTGACCGTGGGACTGCTGATCCCGGCGGTCCGCACCACGATCCTGTCGTTCACCAACGCGGCCGGTGACTTCGTCGGGATCGACAACTACAAGTGGATGTTCACCGAGGACGAAGCTCGGGTCACGATCCGCAACACGATCATCTGGACCGTGCTGACGCCGATCCTGGCGACCGGCATCGGCCTGATCTACGCGATCCTGATCGACCGGGCGCGCACCGAGTCGATCTCCAAGACGCTGATGTTCATGCCGATGGCGATCTCGTTCGTCGGCGCGGGCATCATCTGGAAGTTCATGTACGCCTACCGGGGCGGCGACAACGACCAGATCGGTCTGGTCAACCAGATCATCGTCTGGTTCGGCGGCGAGCCCAAGAACCTGCTGCTGGATCCGCCGCTCAACACGTTCCTGCTGCTGTTCGTCATGGTCTGGATCCAGGCCGGGTTCGCGATGGTCGTGCTCTCAGCGGCGATCAAGGGCATCCCGGCGGACATCGTCGAGGCCGCGAAGATCGACGGGGCGAACCCCTGGAGCATGTTCTGGAACGTCACGCTGCCCTCGATCCGCGGTGCGGTGATCGTCGTGCTGTCGACGATCACGATCGCGGTGCTGAAGGTCTTCGACATCGTCCGCACGATGACCGCCGGTAACTTCGACACCAGCGTCATCGCGAACGAGATGTACACGCAGGCGTTCCGGTTCCGGGAGCCCGGCCGAGGCGCCGCGCTCGCGGTGCTTCTCTTCGTCCTGGTGATCCCGCTGGTGGCCTACCAGGTACGGGTTCTGCGGCAGCGGGAGGAGACCCGATGA
- the otsB gene encoding trehalose-phosphatase — protein MTRPTQQPTNGINGPLRDAIGRLTGVETLLIASDYDGVLAPIVNDPAAAFPLPSAIDALQELATLPRTSIALLSGRALVDLARLSGLGGEALLVGTHGVEFDDGFAIPPEAAALRAQLLDELRPMVTAVPGAALEEKIASVAVHVRNADPDAGEKLLGGVADGPGSWPGVHSTAGKKVLELAVVKTSKGTALDVLRDRTGADAVLFAGDDVTDEKAFAVLRPGDVGIKVGPGETAAEYRVDDPEQIVGVFALLAEERRLHVGT, from the coding sequence GTGACCCGGCCCACCCAGCAGCCCACGAACGGGATCAACGGCCCGCTGCGGGACGCGATCGGGCGGCTGACCGGCGTCGAGACGTTGCTGATCGCGTCCGATTACGACGGTGTGCTCGCACCGATCGTGAACGACCCGGCCGCGGCGTTCCCGCTGCCGTCGGCGATCGACGCGCTGCAGGAGCTGGCGACGCTCCCCCGCACCTCGATCGCGCTGCTGTCCGGTCGCGCGCTGGTCGACCTCGCGCGTCTGTCCGGTCTGGGCGGTGAGGCGCTGCTGGTCGGCACGCACGGCGTCGAGTTCGACGACGGGTTCGCGATCCCGCCGGAGGCCGCCGCGCTGCGCGCGCAGCTGCTCGACGAACTGCGCCCGATGGTCACGGCCGTCCCGGGTGCCGCCTTGGAAGAGAAGATCGCGAGCGTCGCGGTGCACGTCCGAAACGCCGATCCGGACGCCGGGGAGAAGCTGCTCGGCGGCGTGGCGGACGGGCCGGGAAGCTGGCCGGGTGTGCACTCGACGGCCGGCAAAAAAGTGCTGGAGCTGGCCGTCGTGAAGACCAGCAAGGGCACGGCGCTCGACGTCCTGCGCGACCGCACCGGTGCCGACGCGGTGTTGTTCGCGGGCGACGACGTGACCGACGAAAAAGCGTTCGCTGTGCTCCGACCCGGTGACGTCGGTATCAAGGTCGGGCCGGGCGAAACAGCTGCGGAGTACCGAGTGGACGATCCGGAGCAGATCGTCGGCGTATTCGCGTTGCTGGCCGAAGAACGTCGGCTGCACGTCGGTACTTGA
- a CDS encoding ABC transporter substrate-binding protein, which produces MVFGVPRKRAVTQLVASVGAVLLLASCSTGGSGADKDSAECEPYKKWAVDSDATVTIYSSIRDVEADRLEESWKQFEDCTGITIEHEGSGEFEAQLNVRVDGGNAPDLAFFPQPGFLASLAKEGKVKPAPAAVKTSADANYSADWIKYGTVDGKFYAAPLGANVKSFVWYSPKTFKEKGYTVPQTWDEMIALSDKIAATGEKPWCAGVESGDATGWPATDWLEDVLLRTGTPEQYDQWVNHQTPFNAPNVVAGLDKVGQVLKNAKYVNGGYGDVKSIVTTSFQEGGLPILENKCSMHRQASFYGNQWPEGTKVAEDGDVFAFYLPAIDAAKGKPVLGAGEFVGAFADRPEVQSVQEYLSTPDWANSRAKVGEGGWISANKGLDKANLKSPIDVLSVELLQDPKTVFRFDGSDQMPGSVGAGSFWKAMVAWLNGGSTKSALDTVEKSWPK; this is translated from the coding sequence ATGGTGTTTGGTGTGCCGCGCAAACGAGCTGTGACACAGCTCGTCGCGTCGGTGGGAGCGGTGCTCCTCCTCGCTAGCTGCAGCACCGGCGGCTCCGGGGCGGACAAGGACTCCGCCGAGTGTGAGCCCTACAAGAAGTGGGCGGTCGACAGCGACGCCACGGTGACGATCTACTCGTCGATCCGTGACGTCGAGGCCGACCGGCTCGAGGAGTCCTGGAAGCAGTTCGAGGACTGCACGGGCATCACCATCGAGCACGAGGGCTCCGGTGAGTTCGAGGCCCAGCTCAACGTCCGCGTTGACGGTGGCAACGCACCTGACCTGGCGTTCTTCCCGCAGCCTGGCTTCCTGGCCTCGCTCGCCAAGGAGGGCAAGGTCAAGCCCGCGCCGGCCGCGGTCAAGACCAGCGCCGACGCGAACTACTCCGCCGACTGGATCAAGTACGGCACGGTCGACGGCAAGTTCTACGCCGCACCGCTCGGCGCGAACGTGAAGTCGTTCGTCTGGTACTCGCCGAAGACGTTCAAGGAGAAGGGTTACACCGTCCCGCAGACGTGGGACGAGATGATCGCTCTCTCCGACAAGATCGCGGCCACCGGCGAGAAGCCGTGGTGTGCGGGTGTCGAGTCCGGTGACGCCACCGGCTGGCCGGCCACCGACTGGCTGGAGGACGTCCTGCTGCGCACCGGTACGCCGGAGCAGTACGACCAGTGGGTCAACCACCAGACGCCGTTCAACGCGCCGAACGTCGTCGCGGGTCTGGACAAGGTCGGCCAGGTCCTGAAGAACGCCAAGTACGTCAACGGTGGTTACGGCGACGTCAAGAGCATCGTGACCACGTCGTTCCAGGAGGGTGGCCTGCCCATCCTCGAGAACAAGTGCTCGATGCACCGTCAGGCCTCCTTCTACGGCAACCAGTGGCCGGAAGGCACGAAGGTCGCCGAGGACGGCGACGTCTTCGCGTTCTACCTGCCGGCGATCGACGCCGCGAAGGGCAAGCCGGTGCTGGGTGCCGGTGAGTTCGTCGGTGCCTTCGCCGACCGTCCCGAGGTGCAGTCGGTGCAGGAGTACCTCTCCACGCCGGACTGGGCCAACAGCCGCGCCAAGGTCGGTGAGGGTGGCTGGATCAGCGCGAACAAGGGTCTGGACAAGGCCAACCTGAAGAGCCCGATCGACGTCCTGTCGGTCGAGCTGCTGCAGGACCCGAAGACGGTGTTCCGCTTCGACGGTTCGGACCAGATGCCGGGTTCGGTCGGTGCCGGTTCGTTCTGGAAGGCGATGGTTGCCTGGCTGAACGGCGGCAGCACCAAGTCGGCGCTCGACACGGTCGAGAAGAGCTGGCCGAAGTGA
- the cobC gene encoding Rv2231c family pyridoxal phosphate-dependent protein CobC, producing the protein MLDLRHHGDVEVRDAGLTDLAVNVRPGPMPDWLAEPVRASLDALAAYPDQTPARAAVARRHRRPPQEVLLTAGAAEAFVLLARVLRPRRPVVVHPQFTEPEAALRAAGHAVDRVLLAASDGFVLDPDAVPDAADLVVLGNPTNPTSVLHPAEAVAALARPGRTLVVDEAFADTVAGEPASVAHRRDLPGLVVVRSLTKTWGLAGLRVGYLLADAPTVDALASAQPLWGVSTPALAAAEACSTDRARRTADAYAEQLAADRDHLLAGLRALPGIRVHGVPASSFVLVETEGATALREELRSHGWAVRRGDTFPGLGPDWLRIAVRDRTTTDAFLAVLRGLR; encoded by the coding sequence GTGCTTGACCTCCGGCACCACGGCGACGTCGAGGTACGCGACGCGGGCCTGACCGACCTCGCAGTGAACGTCCGTCCGGGCCCGATGCCGGACTGGCTCGCCGAGCCGGTGCGGGCCTCGCTGGACGCGCTCGCCGCCTATCCCGACCAGACCCCGGCCCGGGCCGCGGTCGCGCGGCGGCACCGGCGTCCGCCGCAGGAGGTCCTGCTCACCGCCGGTGCCGCCGAAGCGTTCGTGCTGCTGGCCCGGGTGCTGCGCCCACGGCGTCCGGTGGTGGTGCACCCGCAGTTCACCGAACCCGAGGCGGCGCTGCGCGCCGCCGGTCACGCGGTCGACCGGGTGCTGCTCGCTGCCTCCGACGGCTTCGTGCTCGATCCGGACGCCGTGCCGGACGCCGCCGACCTGGTCGTGCTGGGCAACCCGACGAACCCCACGTCGGTACTCCACCCGGCGGAGGCCGTCGCCGCACTGGCCCGCCCCGGACGGACGCTGGTGGTCGACGAGGCGTTCGCGGACACGGTCGCGGGGGAGCCCGCGTCGGTCGCCCACCGGCGGGACCTGCCGGGGCTGGTCGTCGTCCGCAGCCTGACCAAGACCTGGGGGCTGGCCGGCCTGCGGGTCGGCTACCTGCTGGCGGACGCGCCGACCGTGGACGCGCTGGCGTCCGCGCAGCCGCTCTGGGGAGTCTCGACGCCCGCGCTGGCCGCCGCCGAGGCCTGCAGCACCGACCGCGCGCGCCGAACGGCCGACGCGTACGCCGAGCAGCTCGCCGCCGACCGGGATCATTTGCTGGCCGGTCTCCGCGCACTACCGGGGATTCGGGTGCACGGCGTACCGGCGTCGTCCTTCGTGCTGGTCGAGACCGAGGGCGCCACCGCACTCCGGGAGGAGCTGCGCAGCCACGGCTGGGCCGTCCGCCGCGGCGACACGTTTCCCGGCCTGGGCCCGGACTGGCTCCGCATCGCCGTCCGCGACCGCACCACCACCGACGCGTTCCTGGCGGTCCTCCGCGGGCTGCGGTGA
- a CDS encoding cobalamin biosynthesis protein, with product MNRLTAYVVGVGARQGASAAEVGALVDQALADARITADAVAHLATLEAKGAEAGIRTAAADRGWPVVTWSAARLGQVLVPTPSALVGEVAGTASVAEAAALLDATGRPTGALIIPKRTSPTVTVAIAQHRA from the coding sequence ATGAACCGGTTAACGGCATACGTCGTCGGGGTCGGGGCGCGGCAGGGGGCGTCCGCCGCCGAGGTCGGAGCCCTGGTGGACCAGGCGCTCGCCGACGCGCGCATCACCGCGGACGCGGTGGCGCACCTCGCGACGCTGGAGGCGAAGGGCGCCGAGGCGGGGATCCGCACGGCCGCCGCGGACCGCGGCTGGCCGGTCGTGACCTGGTCGGCGGCCCGGCTGGGCCAGGTGCTGGTGCCGACGCCGTCCGCGCTGGTGGGGGAGGTGGCCGGCACGGCGAGCGTCGCCGAGGCCGCGGCGCTGCTGGACGCGACCGGCCGTCCGACCGGCGCGCTGATCATCCCGAAGCGGACGTCGCCGACCGTGACCGTCGCGATCGCCCAGCACCGTGCTTGA